A genome region from Deinococcus sp. KNUC1210 includes the following:
- the hemA gene encoding glutamyl-tRNA reductase, translating into MTATCPTALRLRPEQPAPAQTLDLAVVGLNHKTAPLNVRERAAVREGEQEALLGHLRQHAHEVMLLSTCNRTEVYLAGVQGDPLSAFEGAWGHALRQHLYVYQGVQAADHLYRVAAGLDSLVLGETQIQGQVKRAWQDASGRGDTAALLNKAAQGALATGKRVRHETGLNDNVVSVSSAAVELARGIFGSLEGRTALIVGAGETAELTLTHLRAAGVKDVIVVNRTEERARLLAEKVGGRACASEMLHTLLPEADVVIASSGAPHYVLKPQGVQDALRGRVAPMFLIDISVPRILDPAIADVPGAHLYNLDDLEGIVQSNLSTRVSLLPQAEAILDEGVADLKRWNAFREARQGARKRSAEAND; encoded by the coding sequence CTGACTGCCACCTGCCCGACAGCCCTGCGCCTGCGCCCTGAACAGCCCGCACCTGCACAGACGCTCGATCTGGCAGTGGTCGGGCTGAACCACAAGACCGCGCCGCTGAACGTGCGCGAGCGAGCCGCCGTGCGCGAGGGCGAGCAGGAAGCCCTGCTGGGCCATCTGCGCCAGCATGCCCACGAGGTGATGCTGCTCTCGACCTGCAACCGCACCGAGGTGTATCTGGCAGGCGTGCAGGGCGACCCGCTGAGCGCCTTCGAGGGAGCATGGGGGCATGCGCTGCGCCAGCATCTGTACGTGTATCAGGGGGTGCAGGCCGCCGATCACCTGTACCGGGTGGCAGCGGGCCTCGACAGCCTGGTGCTGGGCGAAACCCAGATTCAGGGTCAGGTCAAACGGGCCTGGCAGGATGCCAGCGGGCGCGGCGACACGGCGGCGCTGCTGAACAAGGCGGCCCAGGGCGCACTGGCGACCGGCAAACGGGTGCGTCACGAAACGGGTCTGAACGACAACGTCGTGAGCGTGTCGAGCGCCGCCGTCGAGCTGGCACGCGGCATCTTCGGCAGTCTGGAAGGGCGTACCGCGCTGATCGTGGGGGCGGGCGAGACCGCCGAGCTGACGCTGACGCATCTGCGGGCAGCGGGCGTGAAAGACGTGATCGTGGTGAACCGCACCGAGGAACGCGCCCGCCTGCTGGCCGAAAAGGTGGGAGGCCGCGCCTGCGCCTCCGAGATGCTGCATACGCTGCTGCCGGAAGCCGACGTGGTCATTGCGTCGAGCGGTGCGCCACATTACGTGCTGAAACCTCAGGGCGTGCAGGACGCGCTGCGCGGGCGCGTCGCCCCGATGTTCCTGATCGATATCTCGGTGCCGCGCATCCTCGATCCGGCCATCGCAGATGTGCCGGGGGCGCACCTGTACAACCTCGACGACCTGGAAGGCATCGTGCAGAGCAACCTCAGCACCCGCGTTTCGCTGCTGCCCCAGGCCGAGGCGATTCTGGATGAAGGCGTGGCCGATCTGAAGCGCTGGAACGCTTTCCGCGAGGCGCGGCAGGGTGCCCGGAAACGCAGCGCCGAGGCCAACGACTAG
- a CDS encoding bifunctional precorrin-2 dehydrogenase/sirohydrochlorin ferrochelatase, producing MLLAAFLNFQDAQAVVVGGGVVAARRIGTLLHAGLRVTVIAPAISPGVRAQDVAVIERPYLETDLEGARLVLACTDNPDINDRVTADALKRGLLVGHAGNAALGNLRFPAVIGRGSVQIAVNTGRELPMLAQALTERLETALPDTLPLDAWMDRRSAALRLNGAERETALKHLRTDIRRHFLLEADAQELSA from the coding sequence ATGTTGCTGGCGGCCTTTTTGAACTTTCAGGACGCGCAGGCGGTGGTGGTGGGCGGCGGAGTGGTGGCGGCGCGGCGGATCGGCACCCTGCTGCACGCTGGCCTCCGCGTGACCGTGATCGCGCCCGCCATTTCGCCGGGCGTGCGGGCGCAGGATGTGGCAGTGATCGAGCGGCCTTATCTGGAAACCGACCTGGAGGGCGCACGGCTGGTTCTGGCCTGCACCGACAATCCCGACATCAACGACCGCGTGACGGCCGACGCCCTGAAACGTGGGCTGCTGGTGGGTCACGCTGGAAACGCGGCACTGGGCAACCTGCGCTTTCCCGCCGTCATCGGGCGCGGCAGCGTGCAGATCGCCGTCAATACGGGCCGCGAACTGCCGATGCTGGCGCAGGCCCTGACCGAGCGACTGGAAACGGCCCTGCCAGACACCCTGCCGCTGGACGCCTGGATGGATCGCCGGAGCGCGGCGCTGCGGCTGAACGGGGCGGAGCGTGAAACGGCGCTGAAGCACCTCCGCACCGATATCCGCCGTCACTTTCTGCTGGAAGCCGACGCACAGGAGCTGAGCGCGTGA
- the cobA gene encoding uroporphyrinogen-III C-methyltransferase, giving the protein MTSRAFVSLIGAGPGDPGLLTLKGKEALARADLVLFDYLANPELLRHCPQARTVYVGKKGFSEYISQEQITALLIATAQEGGGQRVARLKGGDVYVFGRGGEEAEACAAAGVPFEVVPGISSAIAAPAYAGIPVTHREVARSFAVLTGNVKEGDAHYERLSGIDTLVLLMGVKNLGTIAAELIAAGRAPETPAATIQWGTTPEQRTVTGTLATIEGEVRRAGLEAPAVTVVGEVVRLRDRLRWFDVAHSGPLAGRQVAVTRTREGGSGLADLLRGRGAQVLEVPLIRHAPTGEPETVRAVLNDLSWVRWLLLSSQQAVVSLFSELDEAGLDVRALGGLKIAAVGPATARSLWEHGIRADFVPSTPGARHLGAELPAQPGEELLHFTSQLAEQELQAALEGRGLKYVRVEGYRTEPAEPGQNELERLKSAEVVTLASGSAARHLAALAGTDFTVAVMGPQTEAAARELGFNRVVVAENPSLEALATAAEQAVAP; this is encoded by the coding sequence ATGACTTCCCGCGCCTTCGTTTCGCTCATCGGGGCTGGCCCCGGCGACCCCGGCCTGCTCACTCTCAAAGGAAAAGAAGCGCTGGCCCGCGCCGACTTGGTGCTCTTCGACTACCTCGCCAACCCCGAACTGCTGCGCCACTGCCCGCAGGCCAGAACGGTGTACGTGGGCAAGAAGGGCTTTTCCGAATACATCTCCCAGGAACAGATCACGGCGCTGCTGATCGCCACGGCGCAGGAGGGCGGCGGGCAGCGGGTGGCGCGGCTGAAGGGCGGCGACGTGTACGTGTTCGGGCGCGGCGGCGAGGAGGCCGAGGCGTGCGCGGCGGCAGGCGTTCCCTTCGAGGTGGTGCCGGGGATTTCCAGCGCCATCGCCGCGCCAGCGTATGCGGGCATTCCCGTCACCCACCGCGAGGTCGCCCGTTCGTTTGCCGTCCTGACGGGCAACGTCAAGGAAGGAGACGCCCACTACGAACGGCTGAGCGGAATCGACACGCTGGTCCTGCTGATGGGCGTGAAAAATCTGGGCACCATCGCCGCCGAGCTGATCGCTGCGGGCCGCGCCCCCGAAACCCCCGCCGCTACGATCCAGTGGGGCACCACCCCCGAACAGCGCACCGTGACGGGCACGCTGGCGACCATCGAGGGCGAGGTGCGGCGGGCCGGACTGGAGGCCCCCGCCGTGACGGTGGTGGGCGAGGTCGTGCGGTTGCGCGACCGCCTGCGCTGGTTCGATGTGGCGCACAGCGGACCGCTGGCCGGGCGACAGGTCGCGGTCACCCGCACCCGTGAAGGCGGCAGCGGGCTGGCCGATCTGCTGCGCGGGCGGGGCGCACAGGTGTTGGAAGTACCGCTCATTCGTCATGCTCCGACCGGCGAACCCGAGACCGTGCGGGCCGTCCTGAACGATCTGTCGTGGGTGAGGTGGCTACTGCTCAGCAGTCAGCAGGCCGTGGTGTCGCTGTTTTCCGAGCTGGATGAAGCCGGGCTGGACGTGCGGGCGCTGGGCGGTCTGAAGATCGCGGCAGTGGGGCCAGCGACTGCCCGCAGCCTGTGGGAACACGGCATCCGCGCCGATTTCGTGCCGTCCACGCCGGGCGCACGGCATCTGGGGGCCGAGCTGCCCGCACAGCCGGGCGAGGAACTGCTGCACTTCACCTCGCAACTGGCCGAACAGGAGCTTCAGGCGGCGCTGGAAGGACGCGGGCTGAAATACGTGCGTGTGGAAGGCTACCGCACCGAGCCCGCCGAACCGGGCCAGAACGAGCTGGAACGCCTGAAAAGCGCCGAGGTCGTGACGCTGGCATCGGGCAGCGCGGCGCGGCATCTGGCAGCGCTGGCCGGAACCGACTTCACGGTGGCGGTGATGGGGCCGCAGACCGAGGCCGCCGCCCGCGAACTGGGCTTCAACCGGGTGGTGGTGGCCGAGAACCCCAGCTTGGAAGCGCTGGCAACCGCAGCAGAGCAGGCGGTGGCTCCCTAA
- a CDS encoding ferric reductase-like transmembrane domain-containing protein, with product MTQRSHASGWTQLTAALLVALNAELLLRLLAPPGALAERREEVYGFLCLLALLLILATRWLPRWKAYRRVLGLSAFAYGLIHGWLALQQVLQGDPENLLFLNQTTQAAIGVGVVALVGLLPLALTSTNWAQRRLGRQWKRLHRAGPWLTLLSALHTAWAGIHFGLSPVVWTSTVLLTLCGALVLLPRRARSAKVTS from the coding sequence ATGACACAGCGCTCTCACGCTTCCGGCTGGACACAGCTGACCGCCGCGCTGCTTGTGGCGCTGAATGCCGAACTGCTGCTGCGGCTGCTGGCCCCGCCAGGAGCACTGGCCGAGCGGCGTGAGGAAGTGTACGGATTCCTGTGTCTGCTGGCCCTGCTGCTGATTCTGGCGACCCGCTGGCTGCCGCGCTGGAAGGCCTACCGCCGTGTGCTGGGTCTGTCGGCCTTTGCCTACGGCCTGATCCACGGCTGGCTGGCCCTCCAGCAGGTGCTTCAGGGCGACCCCGAGAACCTGCTGTTTCTGAACCAGACGACCCAGGCAGCCATCGGCGTCGGCGTCGTGGCGCTGGTGGGCCTGTTGCCGCTGGCCCTGACCTCGACCAACTGGGCGCAGCGGCGGCTGGGCAGACAGTGGAAACGCCTGCACCGCGCCGGACCCTGGCTGACGCTGCTGTCAGCGCTGCACACCGCCTGGGCGGGCATTCATTTCGGACTGTCTCCGGTGGTCTGGACCTCAACGGTGCTGCTGACCCTCTGCGGCGCACTGGTCCTGTTGCCGCGCCGCGCCCGCTCCGCAAAAGTCACCTCCTGA
- a CDS encoding DUF1775 domain-containing protein, which produces MKIIRPLLALITTALLSIAAAHAVVRTETGLAESKVGASETYRLQVPVEKDLATVQVRLIVPSGVRVTRFLPVPGFVRNVKTDANGLITEIVWKGRIGPMEFQRFLFSATNPADAGTLSWKVYQTYADGSVVSWDDSDPATPASKVTLK; this is translated from the coding sequence ATGAAGATCATCCGACCCCTGCTGGCCCTGATCACAACTGCCCTGCTGTCCATTGCCGCCGCCCACGCCGTCGTGCGTACCGAAACGGGCCTGGCCGAGAGCAAAGTGGGCGCGTCTGAAACGTACCGCCTTCAGGTACCGGTCGAGAAGGACCTGGCGACCGTCCAGGTGCGGCTGATCGTGCCCAGCGGTGTCAGGGTCACGCGTTTCCTGCCGGTTCCCGGCTTCGTTCGCAACGTCAAGACCGACGCAAACGGCCTGATCACCGAAATCGTCTGGAAGGGCCGCATCGGGCCGATGGAATTTCAGCGCTTCCTGTTCAGCGCCACCAATCCTGCCGATGCCGGAACCCTGAGCTGGAAGGTGTATCAGACGTATGCCGACGGCAGCGTGGTGAGCTGGGACGACAGCGACCCCGCCACGCCCGCCAGCAAAGTGACGCTGAAGTAA
- a CDS encoding SDR family oxidoreductase: MSEQTKPTANRHPGFESLSGKVVVVTGSASGIGLALARRFVQEGARVIGSDLNAEVGAQKAAELGIRFVACNVAQEESLKNLIDDVQAHEGDIDLFCSNAGIAIGAGPETLDKHWELIQNVNVMSHVWAARHLLPRMLERGEGYLLNTASAAGLLTELHSAPYAVTKHAALAFAEWLAVTYGDRGIGVSCLCPEGVWTPMIENAPILQLTAVSTDLLADRVMEALHAGKFLITTHATTLAGFQQKANDYDVWISKMKHLRTKAMALLEPGQTASLGAKP, from the coding sequence ATGTCTGAACAGACCAAGCCGACGGCAAACAGGCATCCGGGATTCGAGTCTCTGAGCGGCAAGGTGGTGGTGGTCACGGGGAGCGCGTCGGGCATCGGACTGGCGCTGGCGCGGCGCTTCGTGCAGGAGGGAGCGCGGGTGATCGGCAGCGACCTGAATGCCGAGGTGGGCGCTCAGAAGGCCGCTGAACTGGGCATTCGCTTCGTGGCCTGCAACGTGGCGCAGGAAGAATCGCTGAAGAACCTGATCGACGACGTGCAGGCGCACGAAGGTGATATCGACCTGTTCTGCTCGAACGCCGGAATCGCCATCGGTGCGGGGCCGGAGACGCTTGACAAGCACTGGGAGCTGATCCAGAACGTCAACGTGATGAGCCATGTCTGGGCCGCCCGCCATCTGCTGCCGCGCATGCTGGAGCGTGGCGAGGGCTATCTGCTGAACACTGCCAGCGCTGCCGGACTTCTGACCGAGCTGCACAGCGCTCCCTACGCCGTGACCAAGCATGCCGCCCTCGCCTTTGCCGAGTGGCTGGCCGTGACCTACGGCGACCGGGGCATCGGGGTCAGTTGCCTGTGCCCGGAAGGGGTCTGGACGCCGATGATCGAGAACGCGCCGATTCTGCAACTCACGGCAGTGAGCACCGACCTGCTGGCAGACCGGGTGATGGAAGCGCTGCACGCAGGCAAATTCCTGATTACCACCCACGCCACCACGCTGGCCGGATTTCAGCAGAAGGCCAACGACTACGATGTCTGGATCAGCAAGATGAAGCATCTGCGGACCAAGGCGATGGCGCTGCTGGAGCCGGGTCAGACGGCTTCGCTGGGTGCCAAGCCTTGA
- a CDS encoding phosphotransferase family protein encodes MTQPAQSPADTAAVRPGEELNLDALRGYLDVHLPGSGGTLEVQQFPGGHSNLTYLLKVGDAEYVLRRAPMGPVAPKAHDMVREFHLLSRIAPVFAAAPRPVLLCEDAGVVGAPFFLMERRRGVIIRTRLPRDYAGLPEAPRRASEALVDTLATLHAIDIAAAGLDTLGKPEGFNRRQVEGWAGRWKRAETHPTPESEHVTSWLLSNIPPESAHSLVHNDYKLDNLMLDSHDPGAVVALLDWEMTAIGDPLVDLGLTLCYWTQRGFPEHMKTQIGEPGAALGFFTREEFLARYAEKSGRDVGNIGWYEVLGVFKLAVILQQIFARYHAGQTQDERFAPLGEQAQSLMREAARQIGTFSPETPSQEPSA; translated from the coding sequence TTGACGCAGCCTGCCCAGAGCCCGGCTGATACCGCCGCCGTGCGCCCCGGTGAGGAACTGAATCTGGACGCGCTGCGCGGGTATCTGGACGTTCATCTGCCCGGCAGCGGGGGAACGCTGGAGGTGCAGCAGTTTCCCGGTGGCCACAGCAACCTGACGTACCTGCTGAAGGTGGGCGACGCCGAATACGTGCTGCGCCGCGCTCCGATGGGACCGGTTGCGCCCAAAGCGCACGATATGGTGCGCGAGTTTCATCTGCTCTCGCGCATCGCTCCGGTGTTCGCGGCGGCTCCGCGCCCGGTGCTGCTGTGTGAAGATGCGGGCGTCGTGGGTGCGCCGTTCTTTCTGATGGAGCGGCGGCGCGGCGTGATCATCCGTACCCGCCTGCCGCGTGACTATGCCGGTCTGCCAGAGGCGCCCAGGCGGGCTTCGGAAGCGCTGGTCGATACGCTTGCCACCCTGCATGCCATCGACATCGCGGCGGCGGGGCTGGACACGCTGGGAAAACCGGAAGGCTTCAACCGCCGTCAGGTCGAGGGTTGGGCCGGACGATGGAAACGGGCCGAAACGCATCCGACGCCCGAATCCGAACACGTCACCTCGTGGCTGCTGTCCAACATCCCGCCGGAATCGGCGCACAGTCTGGTTCACAACGATTACAAGCTGGATAACCTGATGTTGGATAGCCACGACCCCGGCGCGGTGGTGGCGCTGCTCGACTGGGAAATGACGGCCATCGGTGATCCGCTGGTCGATCTGGGCCTGACGCTGTGTTACTGGACGCAGCGCGGCTTCCCCGAGCACATGAAAACGCAGATCGGAGAGCCGGGCGCGGCCCTGGGCTTTTTTACCCGCGAAGAGTTTCTCGCCCGCTACGCCGAGAAATCCGGGCGCGACGTCGGCAACATCGGCTGGTATGAAGTGCTGGGAGTCTTCAAGCTGGCAGTGATCCTGCAACAGATTTTTGCCCGCTACCACGCCGGGCAGACGCAGGATGAGCGCTTTGCACCGCTGGGCGAACAGGCGCAGTCGCTGATGCGCGAGGCGGCGCGGCAGATCGGCACCTTCTCGCCGGAAACCCCTTCCCAGGAGCCCTCCGCTTGA
- a CDS encoding histidine phosphatase family protein: MSTLLLIRHGQATPFEADTDQLSELGERQAQAVGASLARAGVVPTRVLHGPMVRQRRSAELAAQPGWPAAERLPGLAEYDGDGQMRYLAPLLAQRDPAFATLLQEAEERRELPDRNRSFQKMLERLLDVYLSGELEHPQLESWAAFRGRVRAALKDILGSPGGSTVAVFTSGGVIGLMVASVLDAPDASALKLNWRVKNASITQLTFGSGRVSLDTFNETAHLGEALLSWR, encoded by the coding sequence TTGAGCACCCTGCTGCTGATCCGGCACGGGCAGGCGACCCCCTTCGAGGCCGACACCGATCAGCTCTCGGAACTGGGCGAGCGGCAGGCGCAGGCGGTGGGCGCGTCGCTGGCACGGGCAGGCGTGGTGCCCACCCGCGTGCTGCACGGCCCGATGGTGCGGCAGCGGCGCAGCGCCGAGCTGGCAGCGCAACCCGGCTGGCCCGCTGCCGAACGCCTTCCCGGGCTGGCCGAGTACGACGGCGACGGGCAGATGCGCTATCTCGCGCCGCTGCTGGCCCAGCGCGACCCGGCCTTTGCCACGCTGCTTCAGGAGGCCGAGGAACGCCGCGAGCTTCCCGACCGTAACCGCTCTTTCCAGAAGATGCTGGAACGGCTGCTGGACGTGTATCTGAGCGGCGAACTGGAACACCCGCAGCTGGAGAGCTGGGCTGCCTTCCGGGGGCGGGTGCGCGCTGCCCTGAAAGATATTCTCGGCAGTCCGGGCGGCAGCACCGTGGCGGTCTTTACCTCCGGGGGCGTGATCGGCCTGATGGTGGCGAGCGTGCTGGACGCGCCCGACGCCTCGGCCCTGAAGCTGAACTGGCGCGTCAAGAACGCCAGCATCACGCAGCTTACCTTCGGCAGCGGGCGCGTCAGCCTGGATACATTCAACGAGACGGCCCATCTGGGCGAAGCGCTGCTGAGCTGGCGGTAA